One Saccharopolyspora erythraea NRRL 2338 genomic region harbors:
- a CDS encoding CGNR zinc finger domain-containing protein has protein sequence MDFAFVSGNPALDLAGTVGSRRGEPVDALTAPADIERWVAECDELPNRVTADLATFESALSLREAIYRLALDRVLDRPFDPAGLEILNDAAAGPVPVIELSDAGLHMSGDLPTVLSQIARSAIAVLADPRACFKECGRAGCTRIYLDRSRGARRSWCGMEECGNRVKAAAYRARKRAATTAEGSPGALSGLGNP, from the coding sequence GTGGATTTCGCGTTCGTGAGCGGCAACCCAGCACTGGACCTGGCCGGAACCGTCGGGTCTCGCCGGGGTGAGCCCGTCGACGCCCTGACCGCGCCCGCGGACATCGAGCGGTGGGTGGCCGAATGCGACGAGCTCCCGAACCGCGTCACCGCCGACCTCGCCACCTTCGAGTCCGCGCTGTCGTTGCGAGAGGCGATCTACCGGCTCGCTCTTGATCGCGTGCTCGATCGGCCCTTCGATCCGGCCGGCCTTGAGATCCTCAACGACGCGGCCGCCGGTCCAGTGCCCGTGATCGAGCTCAGCGACGCCGGTCTGCACATGTCGGGGGACCTTCCGACGGTGCTCTCGCAGATAGCGAGGAGCGCTATCGCCGTGCTCGCCGATCCGCGTGCCTGTTTCAAGGAGTGCGGTCGCGCCGGCTGCACTCGCATCTACCTCGACCGCTCGCGCGGCGCCCGTCGCTCCTGGTGCGGGATGGAGGAGTGCGGCAACCGCGTCAAGGCCGCGGCCTACCGGGCCCGCAAGCGAGCTGCGACCACGGCTGAGGGGTCGCCCGGAGCGCTCTCAGGGCTGGGAAATCCGTGA
- a CDS encoding pectate lyase: MALPVIRFVRPRKLFSALAVSALTVATMAATAGADAPPPRADVPVDATIEVGAGEVFDGEGDRYYGVGELGDGGQGEDQPAMFELADGATLSDVVIGAPAADGVHCLGTCTLRNVVWEDVGEDAATFKAEDAGATMTVEGGSAARADDKVFQHNGAGTVIIRNFAVSDFGKLYRACGNCGNNPQERHVRLENVSATAPGDSLVGINVNYGDTATFSGITVAGDREMEICGWYEGVTDGEPDHVGSGPSDQCRYDPDGISYE; the protein is encoded by the coding sequence ATGGCACTCCCCGTGATCAGGTTCGTGCGGCCCCGCAAACTGTTCTCCGCCCTGGCGGTGTCCGCGCTCACCGTGGCGACGATGGCGGCGACCGCCGGCGCCGACGCTCCTCCGCCCCGGGCCGACGTGCCGGTGGACGCCACCATCGAGGTCGGAGCCGGTGAGGTCTTCGACGGCGAGGGCGACCGCTACTACGGCGTCGGCGAACTCGGCGACGGCGGCCAGGGCGAGGACCAGCCCGCCATGTTCGAGCTGGCCGACGGCGCCACGCTGTCCGACGTGGTGATCGGCGCACCCGCCGCCGACGGCGTGCACTGCCTCGGCACCTGCACCCTGCGCAACGTGGTCTGGGAGGACGTCGGCGAGGACGCGGCCACCTTCAAGGCCGAGGACGCGGGCGCGACGATGACCGTCGAAGGCGGCAGTGCGGCCCGGGCCGACGACAAGGTGTTCCAGCACAACGGTGCCGGCACGGTGATCATCCGCAACTTCGCCGTCTCCGACTTCGGCAAGCTGTACCGGGCCTGCGGGAACTGCGGCAACAACCCGCAGGAGCGGCACGTGCGGCTGGAGAACGTCAGCGCGACCGCGCCGGGGGACAGCCTCGTCGGCATCAACGTCAACTACGGCGACACCGCGACGTTCAGCGGCATCACCGTGGCCGGCGACCGCGAGATGGAGATCTGCGGCTGGTACGAAGGCGTCACCGACGGCGAACCCGACCACGTCGGCAGCGGACCGAGCGACCAGTGCAGGTACGACCCGGACGGCATCAGCTACGAGTGA
- a CDS encoding metallophosphoesterase family protein, which produces MIRVAAVGDVHLGPEDHGRFRPAMLELAERADVLLLAGDLTNHGSAEETRAVTAEFGDLPVPVVAVLGNHDHHCDRPEEVTGALREAGIQVLDGESTVVPVGPRALGIAGVKGFGGGFTDNCGSSFGERVMREFIDHAKDSAARLENALHSLDADYRVALTHYSPVPDTLQGEPREIYPFLGSGLLAEAIDSSRVDLAVHGHAHYGSEHGTTAGGVPVRNVANHVLGAPFKVYRLGVEDEHSTSGEARVEARVGGADHKGR; this is translated from the coding sequence GTGATCCGCGTGGCGGCGGTCGGCGATGTGCACCTCGGGCCGGAGGACCACGGGCGGTTCCGCCCGGCGATGCTGGAGCTGGCCGAACGGGCCGACGTCCTGCTGCTGGCCGGCGATCTCACCAACCACGGCAGCGCCGAGGAAACCCGTGCGGTCACGGCCGAGTTCGGTGACCTGCCGGTGCCGGTCGTGGCGGTGCTGGGCAACCACGACCACCACTGCGACCGGCCCGAGGAGGTCACCGGTGCACTGCGCGAGGCCGGAATCCAGGTGCTCGACGGCGAATCCACCGTCGTGCCCGTGGGGCCGCGGGCGCTTGGAATCGCCGGCGTGAAGGGTTTCGGCGGGGGCTTCACCGACAACTGCGGCAGCTCCTTCGGCGAGCGCGTGATGCGCGAGTTCATCGACCACGCCAAGGATTCCGCCGCTCGGTTGGAGAACGCGCTGCACTCGCTGGACGCCGACTACCGGGTGGCGCTGACGCACTACTCTCCGGTGCCCGACACCCTGCAAGGCGAGCCGCGGGAGATCTATCCGTTCCTCGGCTCCGGTCTGCTCGCCGAGGCGATCGACAGCAGCCGGGTCGACCTGGCGGTGCACGGGCACGCCCACTACGGCAGCGAGCACGGCACCACGGCGGGCGGTGTGCCCGTGCGCAATGTCGCCAACCACGTGCTGGGCGCGCCGTTCAAGGTCTACCGGCTGGGTGTGGAGGACGAGCATTCGACTTCCGGCGAGGCGCGCGTGGAAGCTCGCGTGGGCGGAGCGGACCACAAGGGACGGTGA
- a CDS encoding IclR family transcriptional regulator, producing the protein MAARDEPAPHATETGTGTKQAPLLVLGKIAEILNAFTLARSSMTLREIQQRTGLPASTVQRLVTNMVAHGFLDRAGDKIRIGVRMAYWAGAAAKDLDVLEVVNPVLKDLRDQTGETACFFRAEGTQRVCVAVAETHHALRREMSVGKIAPIPVGSSGRVLLAWNPELAERVLQEELPQLTDSTITDRDELRRLLKQTRAEGYAITVGERIDGASGLAAPVFDSAGDLVGALMIQGPTLRMPAEKCVEWVDTLVEHAEQITRAIGGRYPS; encoded by the coding sequence ATGGCTGCCCGAGACGAGCCCGCGCCGCACGCTACCGAGACGGGGACCGGCACCAAGCAGGCCCCGTTGCTCGTCCTGGGCAAGATCGCGGAGATCCTCAACGCGTTCACCCTCGCCCGGTCGTCGATGACCCTTCGTGAGATCCAGCAACGGACCGGGCTGCCCGCGTCCACCGTACAGCGCCTGGTCACCAACATGGTCGCCCACGGGTTCCTCGACCGCGCGGGTGACAAGATCCGGATCGGGGTCCGGATGGCCTACTGGGCGGGCGCCGCCGCCAAGGACCTCGACGTGCTCGAGGTCGTCAACCCGGTGCTGAAGGACCTGCGCGACCAGACCGGCGAGACGGCGTGCTTCTTCCGCGCAGAAGGCACCCAGCGGGTGTGCGTCGCGGTCGCCGAGACCCACCACGCCCTGCGCCGGGAGATGTCGGTGGGCAAGATCGCGCCGATCCCCGTCGGCTCGTCCGGGCGCGTGCTGCTGGCGTGGAACCCCGAGCTGGCCGAGCGGGTGCTGCAGGAGGAGCTGCCGCAGCTGACCGACAGCACGATCACCGACCGCGACGAGCTCCGCAGGCTGCTCAAGCAGACCCGCGCCGAGGGCTACGCCATCACCGTCGGCGAGCGCATCGACGGAGCCTCCGGGCTGGCGGCTCCGGTGTTCGACTCCGCGGGCGACCTGGTCGGGGCGCTGATGATCCAGGGTCCGACCCTGCGCATGCCCGCCGAGAAGTGCGTCGAGTGGGTGGACACGCTGGTCGAGCACGCCGAGCAGATCACCCGCGCGATCGGTGGCCGCTACCCCTCCTGA
- a CDS encoding hydroxymethylglutaryl-CoA lyase: MTTGHSFQPRTTLRDVTLRDGLQLTGKQLPTERKAAVVRELLRLGVPSVEIGSLARPDLVPSMANTLEVVEELTADELARCWVWVATPRHVQRAAQAGAVNFQYCLSASDKHNQANLGRSTEDSLTAMPKAVEHARDAGGRIQLCVATAFTCPFDGYVPARRVLDIATDPRTAGAADIVVCDTLGQAVPAQVTDLISRIAQHSPPRRIVYHGHDTWGLGVANSLAAAAAGAGEVDGALGGLGGCPFAPGAGGNAATEDLLFALRPDWLTPAAFARLVELSGELLDELGEPNRSRAAQGARSSATAFPWALAPAQGTCR; this comes from the coding sequence GTGACCACCGGCCACTCGTTCCAGCCCCGCACGACCCTCCGCGACGTGACGTTGCGGGACGGCCTGCAACTCACCGGCAAGCAGCTGCCCACCGAACGCAAGGCAGCGGTCGTCCGCGAGCTGCTGCGGCTCGGCGTCCCCAGCGTCGAGATCGGCTCCCTGGCGCGCCCCGATCTGGTGCCCTCCATGGCCAACACCCTCGAAGTCGTCGAAGAGCTCACCGCCGACGAGCTGGCCCGCTGCTGGGTCTGGGTGGCCACTCCGCGCCACGTGCAACGCGCGGCGCAGGCCGGTGCGGTCAACTTCCAGTACTGCCTCTCCGCATCCGACAAGCACAACCAGGCCAACCTCGGAAGGTCCACAGAGGACAGCCTCACGGCCATGCCAAAGGCGGTCGAGCACGCCCGCGACGCGGGCGGACGCATCCAGCTGTGCGTCGCCACCGCGTTCACCTGCCCTTTCGACGGCTACGTGCCCGCGCGGCGGGTGCTCGACATCGCCACCGACCCGCGCACCGCCGGTGCCGCCGACATCGTGGTCTGCGACACCCTCGGGCAGGCCGTCCCGGCGCAGGTCACCGACCTGATCAGCAGGATCGCCCAGCACTCGCCCCCGCGCCGGATCGTCTACCACGGACACGACACCTGGGGCCTCGGCGTGGCCAACTCCCTGGCCGCCGCCGCGGCCGGGGCAGGCGAGGTCGACGGCGCGCTCGGCGGGCTCGGGGGCTGCCCGTTCGCGCCGGGCGCCGGTGGCAACGCCGCCACCGAGGACCTGCTCTTCGCCCTGCGCCCGGACTGGCTCACACCCGCCGCCTTCGCACGTCTCGTCGAGCTCTCCGGCGAGCTGCTCGACGAGCTCGGCGAGCCCAACCGGTCCCGCGCCGCCCAAGGCGCCCGCTCCAGCGCCACCGCCTTCCCCTGGGCACTCGCACCCGCCCAGGGGACGTGCCGCTGA
- a CDS encoding haloacid dehalogenase type II — MAEIRDIEVVVFDVLGTLVDEPGGLRAAIRDAVPASGDASVDELLAAWQEHVELEQQRIGQGHRAYANSEVIDAEAARRVADHAGLTDPATIARLATAGRRLPAWGDSVPALERLARHFPVLGLSNAGRTALPRLNAHAGLRWHQALSAEAVHAYKPAPEVYRLAVDTAGCAAERVLMVAAHAWDLRGAQASGMRTAYVPRPVGDPPTSSDVFDWQFGGLDELVTALTTR; from the coding sequence ATGGCCGAGATCCGCGATATCGAGGTCGTGGTCTTCGACGTCCTCGGAACACTGGTCGACGAACCCGGCGGGCTTCGAGCGGCGATCCGCGACGCAGTGCCCGCTTCCGGCGACGCGTCCGTCGACGAGCTGCTCGCCGCTTGGCAGGAGCACGTCGAGCTCGAGCAGCAACGCATCGGGCAAGGGCATCGCGCGTACGCCAACAGCGAGGTCATCGACGCGGAGGCCGCTCGACGCGTGGCCGACCACGCCGGACTCACCGATCCGGCGACCATCGCCCGGCTTGCCACAGCGGGGCGGCGCCTACCTGCCTGGGGCGACTCCGTCCCCGCTCTCGAGCGACTAGCGCGGCATTTTCCCGTGCTGGGCCTGTCCAACGCCGGCCGCACCGCGCTGCCGCGGCTCAACGCACACGCCGGGCTGCGCTGGCACCAGGCCCTCTCCGCCGAAGCCGTCCATGCCTACAAGCCTGCACCGGAGGTGTACCGGCTCGCCGTCGACACGGCCGGATGCGCAGCGGAGCGCGTGCTCATGGTGGCGGCCCACGCCTGGGACCTCCGCGGGGCCCAGGCGAGCGGGATGCGCACCGCCTACGTCCCGCGACCGGTCGGCGACCCGCCGACGAGTTCCGACGTCTTCGACTGGCAGTTCGGCGGACTGGACGAACTGGTCACCGCACTGACGACGCGATAG
- a CDS encoding DUF4186 domain-containing protein: MDDIDERIDAIARQPFRAKFHLRGRDRATAELRDIRTLRLHARDLIFKRLAPAAPHKDGKQTPYRGHPVFVAQHATATCCRTCLQRWHDVPTDRELTRDEQAYVVDVVCRWIERELTS, from the coding sequence ATGGATGACATCGACGAACGGATCGACGCGATCGCCCGGCAGCCGTTCCGGGCGAAGTTCCACCTGCGCGGGCGCGACCGGGCGACCGCCGAACTGCGCGACATCCGCACGTTGCGCCTGCACGCGCGGGACTTGATCTTCAAGCGCCTGGCACCCGCGGCACCGCACAAGGACGGCAAGCAAACGCCGTACCGCGGCCATCCGGTGTTCGTCGCGCAGCACGCGACCGCGACCTGCTGCCGCACGTGCCTGCAACGCTGGCACGACGTCCCGACGGACCGCGAGCTGACCAGGGACGAGCAGGCCTACGTCGTCGACGTCGTCTGCCGCTGGATCGAACGGGAACTCACGTCCTGA
- a CDS encoding GntP family permease, translating to MSDTAILINTAVAVAAIVVLIVKFRFNPVVALVLGSCYLGLSAGLGAEKTVTAITEGFGEIMAEIGLLIAFGVLMGAVLRDLRAIERLVDALMRAVGPRRIPHAMALTLATFLQSIFLDVLLVISAPLARAIAGKLGRYGTARIATALAIGLECGIVFTVPGVGALALAALLHVPLGTYLFYGLVVVIPTVAISISVMTFALTRGWWKPEVDELPLPDTASAPAAPVRSEGPGTLAASSTRDQAPLLLLFTPLLVSLVLIAAGALADVLDWKNPVVSFVSSPVVALMLGLVGTCFIGTRFIGRPAVEESLGRGLRDSGQILLLNGVGGCLAGVIEQTGLGDILGKHFSADSWAPLVLVWLMAAVLHIAVGSVTISAITSAGLLAPLAPVLGLNPVLIALAAGAGSLFMVHLTSNTFWLLQSLLGQTTRGTLKTCSAGVSVASVVAMGPVLALSLVV from the coding sequence ATGTCTGACACGGCAATCCTGATCAACACCGCCGTCGCGGTAGCGGCCATCGTGGTGCTGATCGTCAAGTTCAGGTTCAACCCGGTCGTAGCCCTGGTCCTGGGCTCCTGCTACCTCGGGCTCTCCGCCGGTCTCGGCGCCGAGAAGACGGTCACCGCGATCACCGAGGGTTTCGGCGAGATCATGGCCGAGATCGGCCTGCTCATCGCATTCGGGGTGCTGATGGGAGCCGTCCTGCGCGACCTGCGCGCCATCGAGCGGCTGGTGGACGCGCTGATGCGCGCCGTAGGCCCGCGGCGCATCCCGCACGCCATGGCCCTGACCCTCGCCACCTTCCTGCAGTCGATCTTCCTCGACGTGCTGCTGGTGATCTCGGCACCGCTGGCCAGGGCCATCGCAGGAAAGCTCGGCCGCTATGGCACCGCGCGGATCGCCACCGCGCTGGCCATCGGGCTGGAATGCGGAATCGTGTTCACCGTGCCGGGCGTCGGCGCCCTGGCGCTGGCCGCGCTGCTGCACGTCCCGCTCGGCACCTACCTGTTCTACGGGCTCGTCGTGGTGATCCCGACCGTGGCGATCTCGATCTCGGTGATGACGTTCGCGCTCACCCGCGGCTGGTGGAAGCCGGAGGTCGACGAACTGCCGCTGCCCGACACCGCCTCCGCTCCCGCCGCGCCGGTCCGCAGCGAGGGGCCCGGCACCCTCGCGGCGTCCAGCACGCGGGACCAGGCCCCTCTCCTGCTGCTGTTCACGCCGCTGCTCGTCTCGCTCGTGCTGATCGCCGCGGGAGCACTGGCCGACGTGCTCGACTGGAAGAACCCGGTGGTGTCATTCGTGTCGAGCCCGGTCGTGGCCCTGATGCTCGGCCTGGTCGGCACCTGCTTCATCGGCACGCGGTTCATCGGCAGGCCCGCCGTCGAGGAGTCGCTCGGCCGCGGGCTGCGCGACAGCGGCCAGATCCTGCTGCTCAACGGTGTCGGCGGCTGCCTCGCCGGAGTGATCGAGCAGACCGGGCTCGGCGACATCCTCGGCAAGCACTTCTCCGCCGACAGCTGGGCCCCGCTGGTCCTGGTCTGGCTGATGGCGGCCGTTCTGCACATCGCGGTCGGGTCGGTGACGATCTCGGCGATCACCTCGGCCGGACTGCTGGCACCGCTGGCCCCGGTGCTCGGCCTCAACCCGGTGCTGATCGCGCTGGCCGCCGGCGCCGGATCGCTGTTCATGGTCCACCTGACCAGCAACACCTTCTGGCTCCTGCAGTCACTGCTGGGCCAGACCACCCGCGGCACCCTCAAGACCTGCTCCGCGGGCGTCTCCGTCGCCTCGGTCGTCGCGATGGGCCCGGTCCTGGCGCTCAGCCTCGTCGTGTGA
- a CDS encoding CaiB/BaiF CoA transferase family protein, whose product MRNDSTPLPLEGVRVLELGNYIAAPTAGRMLADFGAEVIKVERPETGDELRNWRLYAGSVSMLFHTVNRNKKSVALDLKEPRGRDIVLELVRHCDVVIENFRPGTLEKWGLGPETLEAANPELVLARISGFGQTGPLAGRPGFAAVAEAMGGMRDLVGEPDRPPSRVGVSIGDSIAGMHAAFGIVVSLLRRSMARDTESRPLAERVVDVALHEAVFSVMESLVPDYLAHGVQRQRAGGRMEGIAPTNAYRCLDGTSVVIAGNGDSIFRRYMHAIGRPDLADEPDLRTNAGRWARRDELDGAIEEWTSAHTRAEVLEALDAAGVPAGPIYTAADICADEQYRARGMIQTLEVDTGSGQPAEIGFPGVVPVIGRASLPLRSPGPGIGEHTDEVLRSLLGLDPDEIADAANQEVRR is encoded by the coding sequence ATGCGCAACGACAGCACCCCGCTCCCGCTGGAAGGCGTGCGCGTCCTCGAACTCGGCAACTACATCGCCGCTCCCACGGCCGGGCGGATGCTGGCCGACTTCGGCGCCGAGGTGATCAAGGTGGAGCGCCCGGAAACCGGTGACGAGCTGCGGAACTGGCGGCTCTACGCGGGGTCGGTCTCGATGCTCTTCCACACCGTCAACCGCAACAAGAAGTCCGTCGCGCTGGACCTCAAGGAGCCGCGCGGGCGCGACATCGTGCTGGAGCTGGTGCGCCACTGCGACGTCGTCATCGAGAACTTCCGGCCCGGCACGCTGGAGAAGTGGGGGCTGGGCCCCGAGACGCTGGAGGCGGCCAACCCGGAACTGGTCCTGGCGCGCATCTCGGGCTTCGGCCAGACCGGTCCGCTGGCCGGCCGGCCCGGCTTCGCCGCGGTGGCCGAAGCGATGGGCGGGATGCGCGACCTGGTCGGCGAGCCCGACCGTCCGCCGTCGCGCGTCGGAGTGTCCATAGGGGACTCGATCGCCGGCATGCACGCCGCCTTCGGCATCGTGGTCTCGCTCCTGCGCCGATCGATGGCGCGCGACACCGAGAGCCGGCCGCTGGCCGAGCGCGTCGTCGACGTCGCTCTGCACGAAGCGGTCTTCTCCGTGATGGAGTCGCTCGTGCCGGACTACCTGGCCCACGGCGTGCAGCGGCAGCGGGCCGGCGGCCGGATGGAGGGCATCGCGCCCACCAACGCCTACCGCTGCCTCGACGGCACCAGCGTGGTCATCGCCGGGAACGGCGACTCGATCTTCCGCCGGTACATGCACGCGATCGGCAGGCCCGACCTCGCCGACGAACCCGACCTGCGGACCAACGCGGGGCGGTGGGCGCGGCGCGACGAACTCGACGGCGCGATCGAGGAGTGGACCAGCGCGCACACCCGCGCGGAAGTGTTGGAGGCCCTCGATGCCGCCGGAGTCCCCGCCGGGCCGATCTACACCGCCGCCGACATCTGCGCCGACGAGCAGTACCGGGCGCGCGGGATGATCCAGACCCTCGAGGTCGACACCGGCTCCGGGCAGCCCGCCGAAATCGGGTTCCCCGGTGTCGTACCGGTCATCGGCCGCGCATCGCTGCCGCTCCGCTCGCCCGGACCGGGAATCGGAGAGCACACCGACGAAGTCCTCCGCTCGCTGCTGGGACTGGACCCCGACGAGATCGCGGACGCAGCAAACCAGGAGGTGCGCAGGTGA